A section of the Solitalea canadensis DSM 3403 genome encodes:
- a CDS encoding TonB-dependent receptor, translated as MQNNINTCFNIRKEIKKAVLKCMLFILMISVFCNSGTAFAQSQNALTLDFDNAQITDVFKAIETKTPYRFFYQREQLDVTRKVTLHVKNSSIQEVLSSLFQNSGVSYTVQKDNLILLKNSSATNKADKRKVTGIVSDSEGLPLPAVSIGMKGSSAGTTTDANGQYEILVPSNETVLIFAYLGMVSQEITVGTKNTINVKLQNSAVGLKEVVVSVGYGSVNKKDVTGSVSSISTKDFNKGTVVNPVDLIQGRLPGINVINNGGEPGAGASVRIRGSNSVRSGQDPLYVIDGVPLDITDVQPSGATIAGAGSNATKNPLNFLNPDDIESMDVLKDASATAIYGSRGANGVILITTKKGKAGKGTLNYSATGSVGVLPKQLSLLNADEFKAFRTSRGITGGDYGANTNWQDQIYKTAYTQNHNLSYGGGNDKGSYRASLSYLDQEGIIKKTGLEKITGRFNVIQNLINDRLRLEANLTAARTRDQRVPIGETGGYEGDVILSSLKLNPTLPVYNPDGSFNQMSKDVRNPLAMIELTNDNNQTDRILANINGSLELIKGLKYKINLAADHSNASRKVTQNHNLIYLTNKGTVDISNVSLSSNLIENFLTYDFTINTNNRFNVLLGHSYQQFKVQSYKLSEDGFTVNDFDYINDMGLGNSKQATVSSSIVKNALQSFFGRVNYSLNSKYLVTATVRADGSTKFGANNKYGYFPSASFAWKLNEEEFIQKLNVFSSLKMRLGWGITGNQEIPNKISQMLLGSSAGAILDGSAKNVIQGVTLTRTPNPDIRWEKTNQMNAGLDFGFLKGRISGTIDVFDKTTSDVLLEVYSVAPAPTTRVWTNVSDMKIRNKGIELTLNGILVDKKGFTWDAGVNFTTVKNNVSGLPMSQITTGSPSGPGITGYSSQIIKNGESIGTFWGRKFTGFDELGNSVFEKDANGVETQQSLGSALPKFTYGFNSSLSYRGLDFNMAFNGVYGNKVYNNVANIMNQNTLIAKEWNASKEAGQTTENYNGTLTYSSRFIEDGSFLRLSNATLGYTVNVSNIKWLSKLRFSVTGNNLFIITDYSGYDPEVNADHSSGGVPSIGIDWTTYPKARTVVFGVNVEF; from the coding sequence ATGCAAAATAATATAAATACCTGCTTTAATATTCGAAAAGAGATAAAAAAAGCAGTGCTTAAGTGTATGCTGTTTATCTTGATGATAAGTGTTTTTTGTAATTCAGGGACAGCATTCGCTCAGTCGCAAAACGCACTTACACTCGATTTCGATAATGCTCAAATCACCGACGTATTTAAAGCTATCGAAACTAAAACTCCGTATCGTTTCTTCTATCAGCGTGAACAATTGGATGTCACAAGAAAAGTTACACTTCATGTAAAGAACTCATCCATACAAGAGGTCTTAAGTTCCTTGTTCCAAAACTCAGGAGTTAGCTATACTGTTCAGAAAGATAACCTGATTTTACTGAAAAATAGTTCAGCAACTAACAAAGCCGATAAACGCAAGGTTACCGGTATTGTAAGCGATAGCGAAGGTCTTCCGCTTCCGGCAGTTTCAATCGGAATGAAAGGCTCTTCAGCCGGAACCACTACTGATGCTAACGGACAGTACGAAATTTTAGTGCCTTCCAATGAAACGGTATTGATTTTTGCTTACCTGGGTATGGTTTCTCAGGAAATTACTGTGGGAACTAAAAACACCATCAATGTAAAACTTCAAAACAGTGCGGTTGGACTTAAAGAGGTGGTGGTTTCAGTAGGTTATGGATCGGTAAACAAGAAAGATGTTACCGGATCGGTTTCATCTATCAGCACTAAAGATTTTAACAAAGGAACAGTGGTTAACCCTGTTGATTTAATTCAGGGTCGATTACCAGGTATCAATGTAATAAATAATGGTGGTGAGCCAGGTGCCGGAGCTTCTGTTCGTATCCGTGGTTCCAATTCAGTAAGATCAGGTCAGGACCCGTTATACGTAATTGATGGTGTGCCTTTGGATATTACGGATGTTCAACCTTCGGGTGCAACAATTGCCGGAGCTGGAAGTAATGCTACCAAAAATCCGTTGAACTTCTTGAACCCTGATGATATTGAATCGATGGATGTATTGAAAGACGCATCTGCAACTGCTATCTACGGATCAAGGGGAGCTAATGGTGTTATCCTTATAACAACTAAAAAAGGAAAAGCAGGAAAGGGAACGCTTAACTATTCAGCAACAGGATCAGTTGGAGTTTTGCCTAAACAATTAAGCCTGTTAAACGCAGATGAGTTTAAAGCCTTCCGAACTTCAAGAGGAATTACTGGTGGAGATTATGGTGCCAACACCAACTGGCAGGATCAGATCTACAAAACTGCGTATACTCAAAATCATAATTTATCCTATGGCGGTGGTAATGATAAGGGCTCCTACAGGGCTTCGTTAAGTTACCTGGATCAGGAAGGTATTATCAAGAAAACCGGACTGGAGAAAATCACCGGACGTTTTAATGTTATCCAAAACCTTATCAATGATCGTTTACGTTTAGAAGCCAACTTAACAGCCGCAAGAACTCGCGATCAGCGTGTGCCTATTGGTGAAACAGGCGGTTATGAAGGTGATGTTATTCTGTCATCTTTAAAGCTTAATCCTACACTTCCGGTTTATAACCCTGATGGTTCATTTAACCAGATGAGTAAGGATGTTCGTAATCCATTAGCCATGATCGAGCTAACTAATGATAACAACCAAACGGACCGTATACTTGCTAATATTAATGGCTCGCTTGAGCTCATTAAAGGCTTAAAGTATAAGATCAATTTGGCGGCCGATCATTCTAATGCTTCCAGAAAAGTAACCCAAAATCATAATCTTATCTATTTGACAAATAAGGGAACGGTTGATATCAGCAACGTGTCATTATCGAGTAATCTGATTGAGAATTTCCTTACCTACGATTTTACTATAAATACCAATAATCGTTTCAATGTTTTATTGGGCCATTCTTATCAGCAGTTTAAAGTTCAATCGTACAAGTTGAGTGAGGATGGTTTTACGGTAAATGATTTTGATTACATCAATGACATGGGGTTAGGAAACTCTAAACAGGCAACTGTTAGCTCATCGATTGTTAAAAATGCACTTCAATCTTTTTTTGGTCGTGTTAATTACAGTTTAAATAGCAAGTACCTTGTAACTGCTACTGTAAGAGCCGACGGATCAACCAAATTTGGTGCGAATAATAAATACGGATATTTTCCTTCTGCTTCCTTTGCCTGGAAACTAAACGAAGAGGAATTCATCCAGAAGTTAAATGTTTTCAGTAGTCTGAAAATGCGATTAGGCTGGGGTATTACCGGTAACCAGGAAATCCCAAATAAGATTTCTCAAATGTTGTTGGGATCTTCTGCGGGTGCAATTTTGGACGGTTCAGCTAAAAACGTAATACAAGGGGTAACGCTTACTCGTACACCAAATCCCGATATCCGCTGGGAAAAAACGAATCAAATGAATGCCGGTCTGGACTTTGGATTTTTAAAAGGACGTATTTCCGGAACTATTGATGTGTTTGATAAAACTACCAGTGATGTGCTCTTAGAAGTGTATTCTGTAGCTCCGGCGCCAACCACACGCGTGTGGACCAATGTGTCGGATATGAAAATCAGAAATAAGGGTATCGAACTTACCTTAAACGGAATTCTTGTAGATAAGAAAGGGTTTACCTGGGATGCCGGAGTAAACTTTACAACCGTTAAGAACAACGTTTCTGGCTTACCAATGAGTCAGATTACTACCGGATCGCCAAGCGGACCTGGTATCACGGGTTATTCTTCGCAGATAATTAAGAATGGCGAGTCGATCGGAACATTCTGGGGACGTAAATTCACGGGCTTTGATGAGCTTGGCAATAGCGTGTTTGAGAAGGATGCCAATGGAGTTGAAACTCAGCAATCGCTGGGATCAGCTCTACCTAAGTTTACCTATGGCTTTAACTCAAGCTTAAGCTACAGAGGATTAGATTTTAATATGGCATTTAACGGTGTATACGGCAATAAGGTTTATAACAACGTTGCTAACATCATGAATCAAAACACACTGATTGCAAAAGAATGGAACGCATCTAAAGAGGCTGGTCAAACTACTGAAAACTATAACGGTACATTAACGTATAGCAGTCGTTTTATTGAAGACGGATCTTTCCTGCGTTTGTCAAATGCTACATTAGGATATACAGTTAATGTGAGTAATATCAAGTGGTTAAGTAAGTTGAGGTTTAGCGTAACGGGTAACAACCTGTTCATTATCACGGATTATTCAGGTTACGATCCGGAGGTTAATGCAGATCATTCTTCGGGAGGTGTTCCTTCTATCGGTATCGATTGGACTACCTATCCTAAAGCGCGTACGGTTGTTTTCGGAGTTAATGTTGAATTCTAA
- a CDS encoding RagB/SusD family nutrient uptake outer membrane protein, which yields MKKIYILISAFVIATSSCSVDEEILDEVNGNNVVSDSKNVEMIVAPAYAYLRDLQNRSGVWGTLESVTDELAWPARGSDWVSPDLQTLFTHDYAPTNTYVRNTWNSFMLGITRCNVALQYLNASPKSEITEGYIAEVKFIRALCMFKLTDNFGKFPFREYTETDYSKVPVTLTREQAVERIIKELNEIIPVLKNKADVPYGRVSKAAAQMLLANVYLNHEVYTGKTKWAETIKACDDIINSGQYQIADDYWGLFQYDNAKYLHSTESILSVIYDETNGLTGSVWIPITLHYNQKFGNFTGLWNGCCTTPTFVDTWDVNDKRFSDKRLISQLGFNQGFLIGQQYSPAGVALKTRTGEPLIFTKEFSIKNSKEEQGVRVVKFAPNPSTTNTSNAGNDYPFYRLSDTYLMRAEAKFRAGDEAGALVDINYLRNTKRGQPAYTTLDLDKILNERGYELYWEGNRRTDLVRFKKYTAPRAEKNFVTPDYKILLPIPLSAIEANSTLTQNPGY from the coding sequence ATGAAAAAAATATATATACTGATTAGTGCATTTGTGATAGCAACGTCATCTTGCTCTGTAGACGAGGAGATTTTAGACGAGGTTAATGGCAATAATGTTGTTTCTGACAGTAAGAATGTAGAAATGATTGTTGCCCCGGCTTATGCCTACCTGAGAGATTTACAGAATCGTTCAGGAGTTTGGGGAACGCTGGAATCGGTAACGGATGAATTGGCCTGGCCTGCCAGAGGTTCTGACTGGGTGAGCCCGGATTTACAGACATTATTTACGCATGATTACGCACCTACCAATACGTACGTGCGCAATACGTGGAATAGTTTCATGCTGGGAATAACACGTTGTAATGTTGCATTACAATATTTGAACGCCTCTCCAAAGTCAGAAATAACAGAAGGCTACATTGCAGAAGTGAAGTTTATTAGGGCACTTTGCATGTTTAAGTTAACCGACAACTTTGGTAAATTCCCTTTCAGAGAATATACCGAAACGGATTACTCAAAAGTGCCGGTTACCCTGACTCGTGAGCAAGCTGTTGAACGTATTATCAAAGAGCTTAATGAAATTATTCCTGTATTAAAAAATAAGGCAGATGTTCCTTACGGGAGAGTTTCGAAAGCTGCTGCTCAAATGTTGTTGGCTAACGTTTACCTTAATCACGAGGTTTATACAGGAAAAACTAAATGGGCTGAAACGATTAAGGCATGTGATGATATCATCAATTCAGGACAATATCAGATTGCTGATGATTATTGGGGCTTGTTCCAATATGATAATGCGAAGTATTTACATAGCACAGAGTCTATATTGTCAGTTATTTATGATGAGACCAACGGATTAACTGGTTCGGTATGGATTCCGATTACCTTGCATTACAACCAAAAGTTCGGAAACTTTACCGGTTTGTGGAACGGTTGCTGTACCACGCCTACGTTTGTAGATACATGGGATGTTAATGATAAACGTTTTAGCGATAAACGGTTGATTAGTCAGTTGGGCTTTAACCAGGGCTTTTTGATCGGTCAGCAATATTCGCCGGCTGGTGTTGCGTTGAAAACGCGTACCGGAGAACCTTTGATTTTTACGAAAGAGTTCAGTATCAAAAACTCAAAAGAAGAGCAAGGTGTACGTGTGGTAAAATTTGCACCTAATCCATCAACCACCAATACCAGTAATGCAGGTAATGATTATCCTTTCTATCGCTTATCGGATACTTATTTGATGAGAGCTGAAGCTAAATTCAGAGCTGGTGATGAAGCAGGAGCTTTGGTTGATATCAATTACTTGCGAAATACGAAAAGAGGTCAACCTGCTTATACAACATTAGATTTGGACAAGATCTTGAACGAGCGTGGATATGAATTGTATTGGGAAGGAAATCGTCGTACGGATCTGGTGCGTTTCAAGAAATACACGGCACCTCGCGCTGAGAAGAATTTTGTAACACCTGATTATAAAATCCTCTTGCCAATTCCTTTAAGTGCTATTGAAGCCAACTCAACCCTAACTCAAAATCCGGGTTATTAA
- a CDS encoding alpha-amylase family glycosyl hydrolase → MKKLFAALLLIVFSAPLFSQSLKPVPKWLQSAIFYQIYPQSFQDTDGDGIGDINGIIQRLDYIKWLGCNAIWINPCFESPFFDAGYDVTNFYKVAPRYGSNDDLKNLFTEAHKRGIKVCLDLVAGHSSDQHPWFKASQQKEKNEFSDRYIWTSDSTLKPAKFVSGVFERNGTYRKNFFDCQPALNYGYGKPDPKNPWEQPVTAAGPQKTKEELMRIMDFWMDMGADGFRVDMAGSLIKNDPGLRATNKLWKEIRSHFQSKYQEGILIAEWGDPSKSIKANFMMDFLIHLRNTAYSSMFFNKEGVYAHDTCYFSLAGNGSPLNFIKIYEQQLSDVENKGFLCLPTANHDFQRPASGDRNTMAQLKAAMTFFLTLPSVPLVYYGDEIGMKYINGLPNKEGSVLTKGNRAGSRTPMQWDKSSGAGFSSAVADQFYLPLDSSSNRPNVETQKSDSTSLLHFTRKLLAIRVDAAALQTNTELKFYNTPGNLYPLVYHRRINKEEYLVVINPSGKKQRINITKKSKRITPVIAEGIQVNVNGKNEIAIITDATAYGIFKIN, encoded by the coding sequence ATGAAGAAGTTATTTGCTGCGCTATTGTTAATAGTGTTTTCGGCTCCGCTTTTTTCACAATCACTGAAACCTGTTCCGAAATGGTTACAATCAGCCATCTTTTATCAGATTTATCCACAGAGTTTTCAGGATACTGATGGCGATGGAATTGGTGATATCAATGGAATTATCCAGCGATTAGATTATATCAAATGGTTGGGTTGTAATGCGATCTGGATTAACCCTTGCTTTGAATCTCCATTTTTTGATGCCGGTTACGATGTTACCAACTTTTATAAAGTGGCCCCACGCTACGGATCTAACGATGACCTGAAAAACTTATTCACTGAAGCGCATAAGCGCGGTATTAAAGTTTGCCTAGACCTTGTTGCCGGACATTCATCCGATCAACATCCCTGGTTTAAGGCATCTCAACAAAAGGAAAAAAATGAATTTTCCGATCGGTACATCTGGACGAGTGATTCTACGTTAAAACCTGCCAAATTCGTATCAGGCGTATTTGAGCGAAATGGCACCTATCGTAAGAATTTTTTTGATTGTCAGCCGGCATTAAACTATGGTTATGGTAAACCTGATCCTAAAAATCCATGGGAACAGCCTGTTACGGCTGCTGGTCCCCAAAAGACTAAAGAAGAGTTGATGCGAATTATGGACTTTTGGATGGATATGGGTGCCGATGGGTTCAGGGTAGACATGGCGGGTTCGCTTATAAAGAATGATCCGGGATTGCGTGCCACCAATAAGCTATGGAAAGAAATCCGCTCACACTTCCAGTCAAAATATCAGGAAGGCATATTAATAGCAGAGTGGGGCGATCCATCTAAATCCATCAAAGCCAATTTTATGATGGATTTTCTCATCCATTTACGAAATACCGCTTACAGCTCAATGTTCTTTAATAAAGAAGGAGTGTACGCACATGATACCTGTTACTTTAGTTTGGCCGGCAACGGTTCTCCGTTAAACTTTATCAAAATTTATGAACAACAGTTAAGCGATGTAGAAAACAAAGGCTTTTTATGCCTGCCAACAGCTAACCATGATTTTCAACGCCCTGCAAGTGGCGACAGAAATACTATGGCACAACTGAAAGCAGCCATGACCTTTTTCCTTACCTTACCAAGTGTTCCATTGGTTTATTATGGAGACGAAATAGGGATGAAATACATAAATGGTTTACCCAATAAGGAAGGAAGTGTGTTAACGAAAGGAAATCGTGCAGGCTCCCGCACTCCGATGCAATGGGATAAGAGTAGCGGAGCAGGGTTTTCCTCAGCTGTAGCAGATCAGTTTTATTTGCCTTTAGATAGTTCTTCAAACCGACCCAATGTAGAAACACAAAAAAGTGATTCCACATCCTTACTTCATTTTACCCGAAAGTTGCTTGCGATAAGAGTTGATGCAGCTGCACTGCAAACAAATACCGAGCTGAAATTTTACAACACTCCTGGTAATCTTTACCCATTGGTTTATCATCGAAGGATAAATAAAGAAGAGTATCTTGTGGTGATAAATCCGTCAGGGAAAAAGCAGCGCATCAATATAACCAAGAAGTCCAAACGCATTACTCCAGTAATAGCAGAAGGTATCCAGGTGAATGTTAATGGTAAAAACGAAATTGCCATAATTACTGACGCTACAGCTTATGGAATATTTAAAATCAACTAA
- a CDS encoding glycoside hydrolase family 65 protein, which produces MEYLKSTNLTTMFRYILCVIIATLFINGSAVAQIDPWIVKADKIDPSNYYGVSIANGMVGITSSPEPLKMKSIVLAGAYDLYGRGRVSNFINSINLLNMSLSIDGRTVSASTIKNFQQQLDMKHGRFSASFELEDKAKVSYTYYALRHLPYSVMVDVAITALKDIEINASNVMETPDALKDVQNYYNEIVRSHVAIKLLTSTAKSPTGKFDIAASTTFLFEEDKQQQPDVIHAMYDNNKHSMRFSKKLNAGSIYDYAVAGATLTSAHHPDPLNEVERLTIFAKMQGRDRLINHHNKAWDDLWQSDILIEGDEQAQQDVRSMLYHLYAFSREGSGMSLSPMGLSGLGYNGHVFWDTDIWMMPPLLLLHPEIAESLIDYRFKRLEAAKHNAFSHGYKGAMYPWESAQSGAEETPVWALSGPFEHHITGCVAFAAWNYYCATQDVQWLKTKGWPIIEATADFWTSRVELNDKGEYEIKNVVAADEWAENVDNNAFTNAVAKANLEIAATAAKMVGQKENPEWMKIAQRIPILKFPDGVTREHATYNGETIKQADVNLLAFPLKTITDAAQIEKDLVYYQSRVPVSGTPAMTQAIFSLLYARLGKSDQALHYFKDAYEPNLNPPFRVIAETKGGTNPYFATGAGGVLQAVMMGFGGLDITTKGIQQVKSKLPDHWKSLTIQGVGPQKKTYKVINSK; this is translated from the coding sequence ATGGAATATTTAAAATCAACTAATCTAACTACAATGTTCAGGTATATTTTATGCGTTATTATCGCAACCTTATTTATTAATGGGAGTGCTGTTGCTCAAATAGATCCGTGGATAGTTAAGGCTGATAAAATCGATCCGTCCAACTACTATGGAGTTTCCATCGCCAATGGTATGGTCGGAATTACATCATCGCCCGAGCCTTTAAAAATGAAGAGTATAGTGCTTGCCGGAGCTTACGACCTATATGGTCGCGGAAGGGTAAGTAACTTTATTAATAGCATTAATCTGCTCAATATGAGTTTGTCGATAGATGGTCGGACCGTTTCGGCAAGTACGATTAAAAATTTCCAACAGCAGTTGGATATGAAGCACGGAAGGTTTTCCGCTTCATTTGAGTTGGAAGATAAAGCCAAAGTCAGTTATACTTACTACGCACTCCGTCATTTACCCTATTCGGTAATGGTTGATGTTGCTATTACAGCGCTAAAGGACATCGAAATTAATGCTTCAAACGTAATGGAAACTCCTGATGCTCTTAAGGATGTTCAAAACTATTACAATGAAATTGTTCGTTCTCATGTGGCAATAAAGCTGTTAACCTCCACAGCAAAAAGTCCGACGGGCAAATTTGATATTGCTGCATCAACTACATTTTTATTTGAAGAAGATAAACAGCAACAACCGGATGTCATACATGCAATGTATGATAACAATAAACATAGCATGCGTTTTAGTAAAAAGTTGAATGCAGGCTCAATTTATGATTATGCTGTTGCCGGGGCTACTCTTACTTCAGCACATCATCCTGATCCGCTTAATGAAGTAGAGCGATTAACCATTTTTGCCAAAATGCAAGGGAGAGATCGCTTGATCAATCATCATAATAAAGCATGGGACGACCTTTGGCAAAGTGATATCCTAATTGAAGGTGATGAACAAGCTCAACAAGATGTAAGGAGCATGCTTTATCACCTGTATGCCTTTTCTCGTGAAGGGTCGGGTATGTCATTATCCCCAATGGGCTTATCGGGATTAGGGTATAACGGTCACGTATTTTGGGATACCGATATCTGGATGATGCCACCATTATTGCTCTTACATCCTGAAATTGCCGAATCATTAATTGATTACCGATTTAAGCGACTCGAAGCAGCGAAGCATAATGCTTTTTCGCACGGTTACAAAGGCGCTATGTATCCATGGGAAAGTGCCCAATCGGGAGCAGAAGAAACGCCGGTTTGGGCATTGAGTGGTCCGTTTGAACACCACATAACCGGTTGTGTAGCTTTTGCTGCATGGAATTATTACTGCGCAACCCAAGATGTACAGTGGTTAAAAACAAAAGGCTGGCCGATTATTGAGGCTACCGCCGATTTTTGGACCAGCCGTGTTGAGCTAAATGATAAAGGTGAATATGAGATTAAAAATGTAGTAGCTGCTGATGAATGGGCTGAAAATGTAGATAATAATGCATTTACGAATGCGGTGGCAAAGGCAAATCTTGAAATAGCTGCAACCGCCGCAAAAATGGTAGGCCAAAAGGAAAATCCGGAGTGGATGAAAATTGCACAACGCATTCCTATTCTTAAGTTTCCGGATGGGGTTACCCGCGAACATGCAACCTATAATGGTGAGACCATTAAACAAGCGGATGTGAACTTGCTGGCTTTCCCGCTTAAGACAATAACCGATGCTGCTCAAATTGAGAAAGATCTTGTCTATTATCAATCGCGTGTACCTGTTTCTGGTACACCTGCTATGACGCAGGCTATTTTCTCCTTGTTATATGCACGTTTAGGTAAATCCGATCAGGCTCTTCATTATTTTAAAGATGCCTATGAGCCTAATTTAAATCCACCGTTCAGAGTAATTGCCGAAACAAAAGGAGGTACTAATCCTTACTTTGCTACAGGGGCGGGAGGTGTATTGCAAGCAGTTATGATGGGCTTTGGAGGCTTGGATATAACTACAAAAGGTATACAACAGGTAAAAAGTAAATTACCTGATCACTGGAAATCATTAACCATACAAGGTGTTGGTCCACAGAAGAAAACATATAAAGTGATTAATTCGAAATAA
- a CDS encoding LytR/AlgR family response regulator transcription factor: protein MLHIKTVIIEDEPAIRKELEWLVSQEKTLKLEAIATSVANALQIIKNTKPDLVLMDIQLADGTAFDILSQLEEPDFHIIFITAFNHFAIKAIKYGALDYLLKPIDNEEFSLAIQKLNKIEQSDYRHQINVLKEYGSTKSVDMNSNICITSLDCLQMIRLNEIVYLSGDGSYTQIHLENNKKVTASKPLKYYEELLPDDYFIRTHQSYIVNKNFIDKYMRIGVLVMKDLSEIPVATRRKDFILEQLSPLK from the coding sequence ATGCTCCACATAAAAACAGTAATCATAGAAGATGAACCGGCTATCAGAAAAGAGTTAGAATGGTTGGTCTCTCAAGAAAAAACGTTAAAACTGGAGGCAATCGCCACTTCTGTAGCGAATGCGCTCCAAATCATAAAAAACACTAAGCCCGACTTAGTGTTGATGGATATTCAATTAGCCGACGGCACAGCATTCGATATCTTAAGTCAACTGGAAGAACCCGATTTTCATATCATTTTCATCACAGCTTTTAATCATTTTGCCATAAAAGCCATTAAATATGGTGCATTGGATTATTTGTTAAAACCGATCGATAATGAAGAGTTTTCGCTGGCTATTCAAAAGCTGAATAAAATTGAACAGTCCGATTATCGGCATCAGATCAATGTTTTAAAGGAATATGGCTCGACTAAGTCAGTTGATATGAATTCGAATATCTGTATTACTTCATTGGATTGTCTGCAGATGATCCGCTTAAATGAAATAGTCTATCTCTCTGGCGACGGTTCTTACACGCAGATACATCTTGAAAACAACAAAAAGGTAACTGCATCTAAACCATTAAAATATTATGAAGAGCTCCTGCCAGATGATTACTTTATCCGAACACATCAATCTTATATCGTGAACAAAAACTTTATTGATAAATACATGCGAATAGGAGTTTTGGTGATGAAAGACCTTTCGGAAATTCCGGTAGCTACACGTAGGAAAGACTTTATTTTAGAACAATTAAGTCCCTTGAAATAA